Proteins encoded together in one Prochlorococcus marinus str. MIT 9211 window:
- the glyQ gene encoding glycine--tRNA ligase subunit alpha: MHFQDIISSLNSFWSKQGCLLLQPYDTEKGAGTMSPHTFLRAIGPEPWAVAYPEPCRRPTDGRYGDNPNRAQHYFQYQVLIKPSFDGIQETYLSSLEIIGIDPKDHDIRFVEDNWESPTLGAWGVGWEVWLDGMEVTQFTYFQQCGGLDCKPVSIEITYGLERLAMYLQNVDCIWDLSWNQTYKYGDIWLDLEKSNCKYNFEFSNPKRLKELFEIYEGEASDLVLNKLPGPALDFVLKCSHTFNLLEARGVISVTERTSTIGRIRNLARKVAELWLEERQALGFPLLEGDAKE, translated from the coding sequence ATGCACTTTCAGGACATTATTTCTTCCCTCAACTCCTTTTGGAGCAAACAAGGTTGTTTGCTTTTGCAGCCTTATGACACTGAAAAGGGAGCAGGTACGATGAGCCCACATACTTTTTTGAGAGCTATTGGCCCAGAGCCCTGGGCTGTGGCTTATCCGGAGCCTTGTCGCAGACCAACTGATGGAAGATATGGTGATAACCCTAATCGAGCTCAGCATTATTTTCAGTATCAAGTATTGATAAAACCATCCTTTGATGGGATTCAGGAAACATACCTTTCATCCTTGGAAATCATTGGCATTGATCCAAAGGATCATGATATTCGTTTCGTTGAAGACAATTGGGAGTCTCCAACCTTAGGTGCCTGGGGAGTTGGATGGGAAGTATGGCTTGATGGAATGGAAGTGACTCAATTCACTTATTTCCAGCAGTGTGGAGGCTTGGATTGCAAGCCTGTATCTATTGAGATCACCTATGGCTTGGAAAGATTAGCAATGTATCTTCAAAATGTAGATTGCATTTGGGATCTCAGTTGGAATCAAACTTATAAATATGGAGATATTTGGCTTGATTTAGAAAAAAGTAATTGTAAATATAATTTTGAGTTCTCTAATCCCAAAAGATTAAAAGAGCTTTTTGAGATTTATGAGGGTGAGGCCTCGGATCTCGTTCTAAATAAACTCCCAGGACCTGCTTTAGATTTTGTGCTGAAATGTAGCCATACATTTAACCTTTTAGAAGCAAGAGGTGTTATTTCAGTTACTGAAAGGACCTCAACGATTGGAAGAATTCGCAATTTAGCGCGTAAAGTTGCTGAATTATGGCTAGAGGAGAGGCAAGCCCTTGGATTTCCCCTCCTCGAGGGCGATGCGAAGGAATAA
- a CDS encoding ArnT family glycosyltransferase — MRKLKFNQYPRFIALPLLIGFILRTILLNSPIVGVHSWRQADTAAMARHFYLNNTPIWLPQIDWAGNGEGFVESEFPIFPYLTAQLYKLFGIHEWIGRSFSVIFSLLTILLIIRIGELLINKEAGWWGGILFSILPMSVYYGRAFQAESLLLLLSALSLERLIESIRSYKYTNLLISWAAFVLACLIKVLPLVWLGLPLITTIILARKERDQKNSFIGLTKRLASSQIIYIYMLGALLILYLWYSHAYEIGKLSGLSFGFWEDSDRSSFSMLFNTQMWGNLILRTSIRCFAILGLPLLFIGIRTTYKGYGGKILISGIIGILLTLLISIRSSSIHEYYQLPLLIFSCPFMGQGVQVLIHAIKKEKLHRKVLRITLIFIGLISINILAFDYYLLEKRQTKIWLPLALEIRNNVPLNERIVSVTNHDPTLLNLGRRQGWLVSASSINKNNIELWFKEGASFIVGSLNWAETYATLPEGTTKKNLNDLLCNAHVSESCPKPPNFTYIIPIKNLIN, encoded by the coding sequence ATGCGGAAACTTAAATTTAATCAATATCCAAGATTTATTGCATTGCCTTTATTAATTGGTTTCATATTAAGAACTATTCTACTAAATTCGCCAATTGTAGGAGTGCATAGTTGGCGGCAAGCTGATACAGCTGCAATGGCTAGACACTTTTATTTAAATAATACTCCTATATGGCTTCCGCAAATAGATTGGGCTGGCAATGGAGAAGGGTTTGTAGAATCAGAGTTCCCTATATTCCCATATTTAACTGCTCAACTCTACAAATTATTTGGTATCCATGAATGGATAGGAAGAAGTTTTTCAGTAATATTTAGCCTACTAACTATTTTGTTAATAATTAGAATTGGTGAGCTTTTAATTAATAAAGAAGCTGGTTGGTGGGGTGGAATATTATTTTCAATACTGCCAATGAGTGTTTATTATGGACGAGCATTTCAAGCTGAGTCCCTATTACTTCTATTATCAGCATTAAGCCTAGAAAGGTTAATTGAATCAATAAGATCTTATAAATATACAAATTTACTAATTAGCTGGGCTGCATTTGTTTTAGCATGTCTAATAAAAGTCCTACCTTTGGTTTGGCTGGGTTTGCCTTTAATTACTACTATAATTTTAGCAAGAAAAGAGCGTGATCAAAAGAATAGCTTTATAGGCTTAACAAAAAGATTGGCATCTTCTCAAATCATTTATATTTATATGCTTGGTGCATTATTAATTTTATATTTATGGTATTCCCATGCTTACGAAATAGGAAAATTAAGTGGCCTTAGTTTTGGTTTTTGGGAAGACTCTGATAGAAGTAGTTTTAGTATGTTATTTAACACTCAAATGTGGGGTAACCTTATATTAAGGACAAGTATTAGATGCTTTGCAATACTTGGTTTACCTCTTCTTTTTATTGGAATAAGGACTACTTACAAAGGGTATGGTGGCAAAATCCTAATCTCAGGCATTATAGGAATACTTTTAACATTATTAATCTCAATCAGGTCGAGCAGCATACATGAATATTATCAACTTCCATTATTAATATTTAGCTGCCCATTTATGGGTCAAGGAGTCCAAGTATTAATTCATGCAATTAAGAAAGAAAAGTTACACAGAAAAGTACTTAGGATTACATTAATATTTATTGGTTTGATAAGTATTAATATTTTAGCATTTGATTATTATTTATTAGAAAAACGTCAGACGAAGATATGGCTACCTCTTGCGTTAGAAATTAGGAACAATGTACCTTTAAATGAAAGAATTGTAAGTGTTACCAACCATGACCCTACTTTATTAAATCTAGGCAGAAGGCAAGGATGGTTAGTATCAGCAAGCAGCATCAATAAAAATAATATTGAGCTGTGGTTTAAAGAAGGCGCAAGTTTTATAGTTGGT